Proteins encoded by one window of Filimonas effusa:
- a CDS encoding PorP/SprF family type IX secretion system membrane protein — protein MTTKLTKLFCRVAFVCMLAGSVNVLRAQVDPHFTQYYVHPAWLNPALTGAFDGDYRAAAIYRNQWSSIASAFSTTGVSLDLTTPRSLNVGVNILNQRAGDGGYNYTTAYGNAAFTAIRFGAAGQHRISLALQAGLIQRRFNTSKLSFGDQWNPVTGYNSANATREVFGRTSSTVFDAGAGMLYFDASPGKKANLFGGFAVSHLTRPDDSFASSDGKVNMPMRYTLHAGVRLGINDNLALTPHGLFLRQGKAEEKMIGAYAQLRANANTSLLLGANFRIQDAVAVQAGYSFDNMVLSASYDINVSDLGKMVHGVNSFEISLAFTGRKKAKTPEVDFVCPRL, from the coding sequence ATGACCACAAAACTAACTAAACTGTTTTGCCGGGTGGCCTTTGTGTGTATGCTGGCAGGCAGTGTCAATGTGCTCCGGGCGCAGGTAGACCCTCATTTTACCCAGTATTATGTGCATCCTGCCTGGCTGAACCCTGCGTTAACAGGTGCTTTTGACGGCGATTATCGTGCAGCGGCTATTTACCGTAACCAGTGGAGCAGTATCGCCAGTGCCTTTTCCACAACGGGCGTATCGCTGGATCTTACTACTCCCAGAAGCCTGAATGTAGGTGTGAACATATTGAACCAGCGTGCTGGCGACGGCGGATATAATTATACCACAGCCTATGGCAATGCTGCTTTTACGGCTATCCGGTTTGGTGCTGCCGGGCAGCATCGTATTTCGCTGGCCTTGCAGGCCGGACTTATTCAACGCCGTTTCAACACGTCGAAGCTCAGTTTTGGAGATCAATGGAACCCGGTAACCGGTTATAACAGTGCAAATGCAACCAGGGAAGTGTTCGGCCGCACCTCTTCCACTGTTTTTGATGCGGGTGCGGGGATGCTGTATTTCGATGCCTCGCCTGGTAAAAAGGCAAATCTTTTCGGCGGCTTTGCGGTTTCGCATCTCACCCGTCCGGATGATAGTTTCGCCAGCAGCGACGGCAAGGTGAACATGCCTATGCGTTATACGCTTCATGCCGGTGTGCGGCTTGGCATCAATGATAATCTGGCCCTTACACCGCATGGTCTTTTCCTGCGCCAGGGTAAAGCCGAAGAAAAGATGATAGGCGCTTATGCCCAGCTTCGCGCCAATGCCAACACCTCGCTGCTGCTGGGCGCCAACTTCCGTATCCAGGATGCTGTTGCGGTGCAGGCAGGTTATTCGTTCGACAACATGGTACTAAGCGCCAGCTATGATATCAATGTGTCGGATTTAGGTAAAATGGTACATGGGGTGAACAGCTTTGAGATATCACTTGCATTTACCGGCCGTAAAAAAGCGAAGACGCCCGAGGTGGATTTTGTATGTCCCCGATTATAA
- a CDS encoding response regulator transcription factor, whose amino-acid sequence MRNQTTANAFISRREKEVLQLVAAGRTSKDIAAELFLSVRTVENHRVNILRKLEARNTAGMLRRAMEVNLL is encoded by the coding sequence ATGAGGAACCAAACTACTGCAAATGCGTTTATCTCGCGTCGCGAAAAAGAGGTGTTACAACTGGTAGCTGCTGGCAGGACGTCGAAGGATATTGCCGCTGAATTGTTTTTAAGTGTACGTACAGTGGAGAATCACCGGGTAAATATTCTCAGGAAGCTGGAGGCAAGAAATACAGCCGGCATGTTGAGGCGCGCGATGGAAGTAAACCTGCTGTAA
- a CDS encoding helix-turn-helix transcriptional regulator: MRWIFILIGCVFFTPMAWSQSADSLFLLKDYEKIPYISRLLRQSYKGADEKQVLAFYDALQEAAFKKDDATIQIAALAFLAQYYTLQNNLSKAQQYYEEGLELSHLRRLKYLEPVMLHLAGNNAYKQDRYASGLEKLLRAHTLMENLGSQYFPDMGQYLYDLGYAYFYYYEDLVEALRFVQAAMKYPMPSEETDIGCHNILGLIYRATGEANLSDSCFKIALHKAEAIRDTANIGDVSGNIGYNHMQAGRLNEAEVFMKKDYHLSMLKQNWTSACLAKMTLSSIALARNNTAASLEYIHDARQLVHTHQAQLTRKALYTIYYFIYMNLSRTARLQGNDKMLIGVLDSMILYKDSLFRSRESREKASVQIKLIKESNQYQLELLRSEERRNILFRNTLIIIILLVVVVALQIVYRLKRVNKNNEEQLTEYANVLVEKNQLLEQFSNKMQELENQPEHIEHQIEDIFKELRSRPILSEDDWLHFKQLFERIYKNFFTNITQHIPGITQSEIRLLALTKLGLSTKEMADLQGVAADSIRKARYRLRKKIELYVHENKNIAQVLKEL, translated from the coding sequence ATGAGGTGGATTTTTATTCTGATAGGATGTGTTTTTTTCACGCCAATGGCATGGAGCCAGTCTGCCGATAGCCTGTTCCTTTTAAAGGACTATGAAAAGATTCCCTATATCAGTCGCCTCCTGCGCCAGTCATACAAAGGAGCAGATGAAAAACAGGTGCTCGCATTCTACGACGCCCTCCAGGAAGCTGCCTTTAAAAAAGACGACGCCACTATACAAATCGCCGCCCTGGCCTTTCTGGCACAATATTATACCCTCCAGAACAACCTGTCCAAAGCACAACAGTATTATGAAGAGGGACTGGAACTGTCGCACCTGCGCCGACTGAAATACCTCGAACCGGTAATGTTACACCTGGCAGGCAATAACGCCTATAAACAAGACCGTTACGCCTCGGGACTCGAAAAACTGTTGCGCGCACACACCCTGATGGAAAATCTCGGCAGCCAGTATTTCCCCGATATGGGACAATATCTTTACGACCTGGGTTATGCCTATTTCTATTATTATGAAGACCTTGTAGAGGCGTTACGCTTTGTACAAGCCGCCATGAAATATCCCATGCCTTCCGAAGAAACGGATATCGGCTGCCATAACATACTCGGATTAATATACCGGGCAACAGGAGAAGCGAATTTATCCGACTCCTGCTTCAAGATCGCCCTTCATAAAGCGGAAGCAATCCGCGACACCGCCAATATCGGCGACGTATCGGGCAATATAGGTTATAATCATATGCAGGCCGGCAGGCTCAACGAAGCAGAGGTGTTTATGAAAAAGGACTATCACCTGAGTATGCTGAAGCAAAACTGGACAAGCGCCTGCCTGGCTAAAATGACCTTATCGAGCATTGCCCTGGCCCGGAACAACACCGCAGCATCACTTGAATATATCCACGACGCCCGGCAATTGGTGCATACCCACCAGGCACAGCTTACCCGTAAAGCACTTTACACCATCTACTACTTCATTTATATGAACCTGAGCAGAACGGCCAGGCTTCAGGGAAACGACAAAATGCTGATTGGTGTACTTGATTCTATGATCCTGTATAAAGACAGTCTCTTCCGCTCACGCGAATCACGTGAAAAAGCATCGGTACAAATCAAGCTTATCAAAGAAAGCAATCAATACCAGCTTGAACTGCTGCGCAGCGAGGAACGGCGTAACATATTGTTCCGCAATACCCTCATCATTATAATACTGCTGGTAGTGGTAGTGGCACTTCAAATTGTATATCGCCTGAAAAGAGTAAACAAAAACAATGAAGAGCAGTTGACAGAATATGCAAATGTGCTGGTAGAAAAAAACCAGCTACTGGAACAGTTCAGCAACAAAATGCAAGAGCTTGAAAACCAGCCGGAACATATAGAACATCAAATAGAAGACATTTTCAAAGAATTACGCTCCCGTCCAATATTGTCGGAAGACGATTGGCTGCATTTCAAACAGTTATTTGAACGCATTTACAAAAACTTTTTTACCAATATCACCCAGCATATTCCAGGCATCACCCAAAGCGAGATCCGTTTGCTGGCCCTCACCAAACTCGGACTTTCCACTAAAGAAATGGCCGACCTGCAAGGTGTTGCCGCCGACAGCATCCGCAAAGCCCGCTATCGCCTCCGTAAAAAAATTGAACTCTATGTCCACGAAAACAAAAACATAGCCCAGGTACTGAAAGAACTATAA